Within the Bacteroidales bacterium genome, the region CATGGAAGCTGCTGACATCTATCTTGATAATATTAAACTCATGTACAGGTAAAAAAGAAAAATAAATGAACAATACATTTCAGTTAGCCAAATACCTGATTTCCGACTGGTTTGCTGCCTTTATTGCCTGGCTGCTTTTTTTCAGTTACCGTAAATATATCATCGACCCGCAGGTGTTGAGCAATCTTTCCGAGATTTTCGGCGATGGGAAGCTATACCTGGGGATCCTCGTAGTTCCGCTGTTCTGGATTATCCTTTACATAATGGCCGGCTCCTACCGGAATGTTTACCGGAAAACAAGGATCAAAGAACTCGCCATCACCTTTTCAACCTGCTTTATCGGTGTGCTGATTCTTTATTTTACTTTGCTGCTTGATGATGTCGTTGTTTCGCACAGAAGCCACTACGAGTCATTTTTTGTGCTCTTTGGGCTTCAGTTCGTATTCACCGCAGGATTCCGCCTTTATATCACAACAAAAACTGTGAAGAAAATCCACCGGAAGATCATCGGTTTTAATACGATCATAGTTGGGGGAAGCAAAAATGCCGTTGATATTTATAAAGAGCTTGATCACCAGTTTCCATCTTCAGGAAATAAATTTGTTGGGTTTGTGAGCGTAAAAGAAGCGGAACATTACCCGTTAGCCGGTTACCTGCCAAACCTGGGTAGTTACAAATCGCTGATGGAATTGATCAAAGAGCACCAGATAGAGGAGATTATTATTGCAGTGGAACCCCACGAAAGCAAGCTGATCGAAAAAATATTGACGGTAATCGAAGAAACAGACACTATAATCAAACTCATGCCGGTGATGCAGGATTACATGCTTGGAAAAGTGAAAACCACCTCCATCTTCACCGAACCGCTGATCCAGATATCACCAACTTTGCTGCCTCCCTGGCAGGAATCGCTGAAGAGGCTGATTGATGTTGTGGCCTCATCCATGGCCATCATTTTATTGTTACCCCTGTACATCTTTCTGATCGTAGGAGTAAAACTGTCATCCAAAGGCCCGATTTTTTACCAGCAGGAACGTATCGGGTTGCACGGAAAACCTTTTATGATTCCCAAATTCAGATCGATGTATGTTGGCGCTGAA harbors:
- a CDS encoding sugar transferase — translated: MNNTFQLAKYLISDWFAAFIAWLLFFSYRKYIIDPQVLSNLSEIFGDGKLYLGILVVPLFWIILYIMAGSYRNVYRKTRIKELAITFSTCFIGVLILYFTLLLDDVVVSHRSHYESFFVLFGLQFVFTAGFRLYITTKTVKKIHRKIIGFNTIIVGGSKNAVDIYKELDHQFPSSGNKFVGFVSVKEAEHYPLAGYLPNLGSYKSLMELIKEHQIEEIIIAVEPHESKLIEKILTVIEETDTIIKLMPVMQDYMLGKVKTTSIFTEPLIQISPTLLPPWQESLKRLIDVVASSMAIILLLPLYIFLIVGVKLSSKGPIFYQQERIGLHGKPFMIPKFRSMYVGAEKGTPQLSSKDDSRITSFGKLMRKMRLDEIPQFFTVLKGDMSLVGYRPERQYYIDQIVERAPHYRMLFKVKPGITSWGQIKFGYASTVDEMIQRLKYDILYVENMSLAMDFKIMFYTVLIIIQGRGK